From the genome of Haloarcula limicola, one region includes:
- the map gene encoding type II methionyl aminopeptidase, translated as MSDVDFESEQYEKCREAGEILAQVRDEAAERVEVGASHLEVAEWAEEEIRDLGGEPAFPVNISIDEEAAHATPERDDETTFGEEMVNLDIGVHVDGWLADTAITVDLSGHDELAAASEEALDAALDVAGPGVDVGDIGAAVEGVIEGYGFNPVVNLTGHGLGHWEQHTSPNIPNRSVSQGAELQPGDVVAIEPFATDGRGKVQEGSSEEIFALEREGSVRDRNARQVLEQISEEFKTLPFAARWLDSARAKMALRRLKQQNIVHGYPVLKEEEGKFVSQKEHTVIVTDDGIEVTTRSR; from the coding sequence ATGAGCGACGTGGACTTCGAGTCCGAGCAGTACGAGAAGTGCCGCGAGGCCGGCGAGATCCTCGCGCAGGTGCGCGACGAGGCCGCAGAGCGAGTCGAAGTGGGCGCGTCCCACCTCGAAGTCGCCGAGTGGGCCGAAGAGGAGATTCGTGACCTGGGCGGCGAGCCCGCCTTCCCGGTCAATATCTCCATCGACGAGGAGGCCGCTCACGCGACGCCCGAGCGCGACGACGAGACCACCTTCGGCGAGGAGATGGTCAACTTGGACATCGGCGTCCACGTCGACGGCTGGCTGGCCGACACCGCGATCACGGTCGACCTCTCGGGCCACGACGAACTGGCCGCGGCCTCCGAGGAGGCGCTCGACGCCGCCCTCGACGTGGCCGGACCGGGCGTCGACGTCGGCGACATCGGCGCGGCCGTCGAGGGGGTCATCGAGGGGTACGGCTTCAACCCCGTCGTCAACCTCACCGGCCACGGACTCGGTCACTGGGAGCAACACACCTCCCCGAACATCCCGAACCGCTCGGTGTCACAGGGCGCTGAGCTCCAGCCCGGCGACGTCGTCGCGATCGAGCCGTTCGCCACGGACGGCCGCGGGAAAGTCCAGGAGGGGAGTTCCGAGGAGATCTTCGCGCTGGAACGCGAGGGGTCCGTCCGCGACCGGAACGCCCGACAGGTCTTAGAGCAGATCTCCGAGGAGTTCAAGACGCTGCCCTTCGCCGCCCGGTGGCTCGACTCCGCGCGCGCGAAGATGGCGCTTCGTCGCCTGAAACAGCAGAACATCGTCCACGGCTACCCCGTCCTCAAGGAGGAGGAGGGGAAATTCGTCAGCCAGAAAGAGCACACCGTCATCGTGACCGACGACGGCATCGAAGTGACGACGCGCTCTCGATAG
- a CDS encoding HIT family protein, whose translation MDQVFAPWRIEWVEREDETADDDCVFCAFRDDDADREHRVVARGDRAFVLLNNYPYNPGHVMVIPHDHTGEYRALDDETLLEHAQLKQRAFAALESALSPDAFNAGLNLGGSAAGGSIDDHLHTHVVPRWDGDTNFMPVVSDTKVIVEAVEDTYDRLHEAFAEQEGTSVPGADRAVRVEAPPKGL comes from the coding sequence ATGGACCAGGTGTTCGCGCCGTGGCGCATCGAGTGGGTCGAGCGAGAGGACGAGACGGCTGACGACGACTGCGTCTTCTGTGCGTTCCGCGACGACGACGCCGACCGCGAGCACAGGGTGGTCGCGCGGGGCGACCGCGCGTTCGTCCTGCTGAACAACTACCCCTACAACCCCGGTCACGTCATGGTCATTCCGCACGACCACACCGGCGAGTACCGCGCGCTGGACGACGAGACGCTCTTAGAGCACGCGCAGTTGAAACAGCGGGCGTTCGCCGCGCTGGAGTCGGCGCTCTCCCCCGACGCGTTCAACGCCGGGCTGAACCTCGGTGGCTCCGCGGCCGGCGGGTCCATCGACGACCACCTCCACACCCACGTCGTGCCGCGCTGGGACGGTGACACGAACTTCATGCCCGTCGTCAGCGACACGAAGGTCATCGTCGAGGCGGTCGAGGACACCTACGACCGACTGCACGAGGCCTTCGCCGAACAGGAGGGGACCAGCGTGCCGGGCGCGGACCGGGCCGTTCGCGTCGAAGCGCCTCCGAAGGGGCTTTAA
- a CDS encoding cation diffusion facilitator family transporter — translation MSRRATLRRVGLLVLGVNVVLALLKGGVWLTTGSLAVQSEAVNSVADTAYSLVVVAGLYLTTRPPDFEHPHGHERIEPFVSLFVAAGIFAAGGVVLWQAAGALLSGEVTVTRGPTAVGVLALTALVKYAFYRYCLRAGRESNSPALVATAKDNRNDILTAGAALVGVAGATAGYPMADPLAAIVVSVGIVYTGVEVVRDNVAYLVGAAPPADLRREILKRALDHPQVQGAHDVIAHYVGPEIDVSLHIEVEGDLTLREAHDIETAVIEAIRELPEVDDVFVHVDPKELGEWKDDDEVERLADLE, via the coding sequence ATGTCGCGCCGCGCTACCCTCCGGCGGGTCGGGCTGCTCGTCCTGGGCGTCAACGTCGTCTTGGCCCTCCTGAAGGGCGGCGTCTGGCTGACGACCGGCAGTCTCGCGGTCCAGTCCGAGGCGGTCAACAGCGTCGCCGACACCGCCTACTCGCTGGTCGTCGTCGCCGGGCTCTATCTGACGACGCGCCCGCCGGACTTCGAGCACCCCCACGGCCACGAGCGCATCGAGCCGTTCGTCTCGCTGTTCGTCGCCGCGGGGATCTTCGCCGCCGGCGGCGTCGTCCTCTGGCAGGCCGCGGGCGCGCTTCTGAGCGGTGAGGTCACCGTCACGCGCGGTCCGACGGCCGTGGGCGTCCTCGCGCTCACGGCGCTCGTCAAGTACGCCTTCTATCGGTACTGTCTGCGGGCCGGGCGGGAAAGCAACTCCCCGGCGCTGGTGGCGACCGCGAAGGACAACCGCAACGACATCCTGACCGCCGGGGCGGCGCTGGTCGGCGTCGCGGGCGCGACCGCCGGCTACCCGATGGCCGACCCGCTCGCGGCCATCGTCGTCTCCGTCGGCATCGTCTACACCGGCGTCGAGGTGGTCCGGGACAACGTCGCCTACCTGGTCGGGGCCGCGCCGCCCGCGGACCTCCGTCGCGAGATTCTGAAGCGGGCGCTCGACCACCCGCAGGTACAGGGTGCACACGACGTCATCGCCCACTACGTCGGCCCGGAGATCGACGTGAGTCTCCACATCGAGGTCGAGGGCGACCTGACGCTCCGGGAGGCCCACGACATCGAGACGGCGGTCATCGAGGCGATACGGGAACTCCCCGAAGTGGACGACGTCTTCGTCCACGTCGACCCGAAGGAGCTCGGCGAGTGGAAGGACGACGACGAAGTCGAGCGGTTGGCGGACTTGGAGTGA
- a CDS encoding YbhB/YbcL family Raf kinase inhibitor-like protein, protein MRRRRLLATAGATLGALSGCVSRADESRPLRVDGPGEDDHLPARYTCDGAGVSPPFAIQHVPEPTAGLAIVAESNRDAIIEPVRWALWNVPSDRARIRGGLPRKRVLDGLGGARQGLAPDGEPGYAAPCPAAGTTQSYRFQVYALERRLDLPPDVKNDDALDAINAATLSSARFVLRYDRPATEAETD, encoded by the coding sequence ATGCGACGGCGACGCCTGTTGGCGACGGCCGGAGCCACGCTAGGGGCGCTATCCGGCTGTGTCAGCCGCGCTGACGAGAGCCGGCCGCTTCGCGTCGACGGGCCGGGCGAGGACGATCACCTTCCGGCTCGCTACACGTGTGACGGCGCGGGTGTGTCACCACCGTTCGCCATCCAGCACGTTCCCGAACCGACGGCGGGACTCGCGATCGTCGCCGAGTCTAACCGCGACGCCATCATCGAACCCGTCCGCTGGGCGCTCTGGAACGTCCCCAGCGACCGCGCCCGGATTCGCGGCGGTCTGCCGCGAAAGCGCGTTCTCGACGGATTGGGCGGCGCGCGGCAGGGGCTCGCACCCGACGGTGAACCGGGCTACGCCGCTCCCTGTCCGGCGGCGGGGACCACCCAGAGCTATCGGTTTCAGGTGTACGCGCTGGAACGGCGACTGGACCTCCCGCCCGACGTGAAGAACGACGACGCGCTCGACGCCATCAACGCCGCGACGCTGTCGAGCGCCCGGTTCGTCCTCCGCTACGACCGGCCCGCGACCGAGGCCGAGACCGACTGA
- a CDS encoding tRNA (N(6)-L-threonylcarbamoyladenosine(37)-C(2))-methylthiotransferase has protein sequence MARYHIETYGCTSNRGETQQIEQALREGGHHPADGPESADVAILNTCTVLEKTERNMLARAKELDAETPADLVVTGCMALAQGEQFRDADVDAEVLHWDDVPQHVLNGECPTVTPDTETVLNGVVGILPIARGCMSDCSYCITKQATGRIESPSVSENVEKARALVHAGAKEIRITGQDTGVYGWDRNQGTSLLPELLERICTEIDGDFRVRVGMANPKGLHGVREELAQVFAEHDELYNFIHAPVQSGSDDVLADMRRQHAVDEYLEVVEAFDDALDYWTLSTDFIVGFPTEDPEDHERSMELLRETRPEKINVTRFSKRPGTDAADMKGLGGQTKKDRSKAMTELKMDVTGSAYEEMVGRDSSVLLVEDGTDESLVGYDEAYRQVVIADAEERGLEVGDFVDVEITSHNTVYAFGVPVERRQLAD, from the coding sequence ATGGCCCGCTACCACATCGAGACGTACGGGTGCACCTCCAACAGGGGTGAGACCCAGCAGATAGAGCAGGCGCTCCGCGAGGGCGGCCACCACCCCGCCGACGGGCCGGAGTCGGCGGACGTGGCCATCCTCAACACCTGCACGGTACTGGAGAAGACCGAGCGCAACATGCTCGCGCGGGCCAAAGAACTGGACGCCGAGACGCCGGCTGACCTCGTGGTCACGGGCTGTATGGCGCTCGCACAGGGCGAGCAGTTCCGCGACGCCGACGTCGACGCCGAAGTCCTCCACTGGGACGACGTGCCCCAGCACGTCCTCAACGGCGAGTGTCCCACCGTGACGCCCGACACCGAGACGGTTCTGAACGGCGTCGTCGGCATCCTCCCCATCGCCCGGGGCTGTATGTCCGACTGCTCCTACTGTATCACCAAGCAGGCGACCGGGCGAATAGAGTCGCCCTCCGTCTCCGAGAACGTCGAGAAGGCCCGGGCGCTCGTCCACGCGGGCGCGAAGGAAATCCGCATCACCGGGCAGGACACCGGCGTCTACGGGTGGGACCGGAATCAGGGGACGAGCCTGCTCCCCGAGCTCTTAGAGCGCATCTGCACCGAGATCGACGGCGACTTTCGCGTTCGCGTCGGGATGGCGAACCCGAAGGGGCTGCACGGCGTGCGCGAAGAACTCGCGCAGGTGTTCGCCGAACACGACGAGCTGTACAACTTCATCCACGCGCCGGTCCAGTCGGGCAGCGACGACGTGCTCGCGGACATGCGCCGCCAGCACGCCGTCGACGAGTATCTGGAAGTCGTCGAGGCGTTCGACGACGCCTTGGACTACTGGACGCTCTCGACGGACTTCATCGTCGGTTTCCCGACCGAAGACCCCGAGGACCACGAGCGGTCGATGGAACTACTGCGAGAGACCCGCCCCGAGAAGATCAACGTCACGCGCTTCTCGAAGCGGCCCGGCACCGACGCCGCCGACATGAAGGGGCTGGGCGGCCAGACGAAGAAGGACCGCTCGAAGGCCATGACCGAGTTGAAGATGGACGTGACGGGGTCGGCCTACGAGGAGATGGTCGGCCGCGACTCGTCGGTCCTGCTGGTCGAGGACGGCACCGACGAGTCGCTGGTGGGGTACGACGAAGCGTACCGACAGGTGGTCATCGCCGACGCCGAGGAGCGAGGGCTGGAAGTCGGCGACTTCGTCGACGTGGAGATCACGAGCCACAACACCGTCTACGCCTTCGGCGTGCCGGTCGAGCGCCGGCAGTTGGCGGACTGA
- a CDS encoding PAS domain S-box protein, which yields MRVRHLRDERSPSAASRCGDTPRAAGNRAASIQTDRADSGRFRSASGSVRTDGGESFGGDRDRYRLLCERVRRYGVFVLDRDGRVAEWGDGAERLLGYDADAAVGEPLAAFYTEADADDGLPWRILERVETDGEVVDEGWRVRADGSRLWGRFVVTPLRAAGTLTGYGVVAADLSESPDRVRSYDAQTEASLQLVGLAEPDGTLVEANRAALDFAGVELTDAVGSPLWETPWWSHSEAARERLRDAVETAATGEFVRYEATVVGADGEEITVDVSLTPVTDEDGRVVALVPEARDVTERKRTEAELRERNRMFSTLVDNLPGIAYRCENERGWPMSFVSAGCSDLTGYDPAEIESGHVSWGEDVIYPDDRERVWEDVQAAIGDREPFTLTYQIRRADGTERWVWEQGEGVFEGDKLVAIEGFITDVTERRERQRRLEAVFDQTYQFTGLLEPDGTVLEANETALAFGGLDRADVVGEPFWETEWFRTSPEVRERVREDVRRAAEGEFVRHELDVRGSDRVATIDFSVRPITDERGEVELLVPEGRDITERTRREAQLETLNEVSRELTEAESAQAVCDTAVSAAGETLGLGLAAVELYDSERNRLLPRARSDAVTELVGDESLFAPENGESWRVFVESEGTVYEDIEFRADVSDSGTPLDSAIVLPLGEHGVFIAGETTAESFSEADVDLARVLAAHVETALDRVERESSLRERTETLEAKTERLERMDRINEVIRDVATALVGTDSRGEIESTVCERLAATGPYQFAWFGTRDPVSDEVRPTARAGDDSGYLDAITVVAGGAEPAGRTVEDHATRAASPARADPPFDQWEQAALERDYRTVVSVPVRYEEAVYGVLTVYGSDPDHLGETERAVLADVGELVGYAITAAERKTALTSDRRVELEFGIENPDTPLFRCVRAVGAEFELEGVVSEGSGPYRAFFTLRGADPDAVGEFVAESPGLGELRRVAGDESESLYECPVVGESVAGVALDHGGVPQSLTGDGTDARLVVELPTDRDVREFARLFETAFEGATLLARRERDRPIQTATAFRSELLDRLTDKQREAIETAHLSGFFEWPRENTGEEVAAALGVSQPTFNRHLRASQRELLDLLLDE from the coding sequence ATGCGAGTCCGGCATCTCAGAGACGAGAGATCACCGAGCGCCGCGTCCCGCTGTGGGGACACTCCGCGCGCGGCCGGAAACCGAGCAGCGTCGATACAAACGGATCGGGCTGACAGCGGTCGGTTCCGGAGCGCGTCCGGTTCCGTCCGCACCGACGGCGGGGAGAGTTTCGGCGGCGACCGCGACCGATACCGGCTGCTCTGCGAGCGGGTCCGTCGCTACGGCGTGTTCGTCCTCGACCGCGACGGCCGGGTCGCCGAGTGGGGCGACGGTGCCGAACGGTTGCTCGGCTACGACGCCGACGCGGCGGTCGGTGAGCCGCTCGCGGCGTTCTACACCGAGGCGGACGCCGACGACGGCCTTCCCTGGCGGATACTCGAACGGGTCGAGACGGACGGCGAAGTCGTCGACGAGGGGTGGCGGGTCCGAGCCGACGGGTCCCGGCTCTGGGGGCGGTTCGTCGTCACGCCGCTTCGGGCAGCCGGGACGCTGACGGGATACGGCGTCGTCGCGGCGGACCTCTCGGAGTCGCCGGACAGGGTCCGGTCGTACGACGCACAGACCGAAGCGTCGCTCCAGTTGGTCGGACTGGCCGAGCCGGACGGGACGCTCGTGGAGGCGAACAGGGCGGCGCTCGACTTCGCCGGCGTCGAGCTGACCGACGCGGTCGGCTCGCCGCTCTGGGAGACGCCCTGGTGGTCTCACTCCGAGGCCGCGCGCGAACGGCTCCGCGACGCCGTCGAGACGGCGGCGACCGGGGAGTTCGTCCGCTACGAGGCGACGGTCGTCGGGGCCGACGGCGAGGAGATCACCGTCGACGTCTCGCTGACGCCGGTCACCGACGAGGACGGCCGGGTCGTGGCGCTCGTCCCCGAGGCGCGGGACGTGACCGAGCGGAAGCGGACCGAGGCGGAGCTTCGCGAGCGCAACCGGATGTTCTCGACGCTCGTCGACAACCTGCCGGGCATCGCCTACCGCTGTGAGAACGAGCGCGGCTGGCCGATGTCGTTCGTCAGCGCGGGGTGCTCGGACCTCACGGGGTACGACCCCGCCGAGATAGAGTCGGGGCACGTGAGCTGGGGCGAGGACGTCATCTACCCGGACGACCGAGAGCGGGTCTGGGAGGACGTGCAGGCGGCCATCGGCGACCGAGAACCGTTCACGCTCACGTATCAGATACGACGCGCCGACGGCACCGAGCGGTGGGTCTGGGAGCAGGGTGAGGGGGTCTTCGAGGGGGACAAACTGGTCGCCATCGAGGGGTTCATCACCGACGTCACCGAGCGCAGGGAGCGCCAGCGCCGCCTCGAAGCTGTCTTCGACCAGACGTACCAGTTCACCGGACTGCTGGAGCCTGACGGCACCGTCCTCGAGGCCAACGAGACGGCGCTGGCGTTCGGCGGCCTGGACCGCGCGGACGTCGTCGGCGAACCGTTCTGGGAGACCGAGTGGTTCCGAACGAGTCCCGAGGTCCGAGAGCGGGTCAGAGAGGACGTTCGGCGGGCGGCCGAGGGGGAGTTCGTCCGCCACGAGCTGGACGTGCGGGGGAGCGACCGCGTCGCGACGATCGATTTCTCCGTCCGGCCCATCACGGACGAGCGCGGCGAGGTGGAGCTGCTCGTCCCGGAGGGGCGCGACATCACCGAGCGCACCCGGCGGGAGGCCCAACTGGAGACGCTCAACGAGGTGTCGCGGGAGCTGACCGAGGCCGAGTCGGCGCAGGCCGTCTGCGACACCGCCGTCTCGGCCGCCGGGGAGACGCTGGGACTCGGACTGGCGGCCGTCGAGCTGTACGACTCCGAGCGGAACCGCCTCCTGCCCCGCGCCCGGAGCGACGCCGTCACCGAGCTGGTCGGCGACGAGTCGCTGTTCGCCCCGGAGAACGGCGAGTCCTGGCGGGTGTTCGTCGAGAGCGAGGGAACCGTCTACGAGGACATCGAGTTCCGGGCCGACGTCTCGGACTCGGGGACGCCGCTGGACAGCGCGATCGTCCTCCCGCTCGGAGAGCACGGGGTGTTCATCGCCGGCGAGACGACCGCCGAATCGTTCTCCGAGGCGGACGTCGACCTCGCGCGGGTGCTCGCGGCGCACGTCGAAACCGCGCTCGACCGGGTCGAGCGCGAGTCGTCGCTCCGAGAGCGCACGGAGACGCTCGAAGCGAAGACCGAGCGCCTGGAGCGCATGGACCGGATCAACGAGGTGATTCGCGACGTCGCGACGGCGCTCGTCGGCACCGACTCCCGGGGGGAGATCGAATCGACCGTCTGCGAGCGGCTCGCGGCGACCGGTCCCTATCAGTTCGCGTGGTTCGGGACCCGCGACCCCGTCAGCGACGAGGTGCGGCCGACGGCGCGGGCGGGTGACGACTCGGGCTATCTGGACGCGATCACGGTCGTCGCCGGCGGGGCGGAGCCGGCCGGTCGCACCGTCGAGGACCACGCCACTCGGGCCGCGTCGCCCGCCCGCGCCGACCCCCCGTTCGACCAGTGGGAACAGGCGGCGCTGGAGCGCGACTACCGCACCGTCGTCTCGGTGCCGGTGCGCTACGAGGAGGCCGTATACGGCGTGCTGACCGTCTACGGCAGTGACCCCGACCACCTCGGCGAGACCGAGCGAGCGGTCCTCGCGGACGTGGGCGAGCTGGTGGGCTACGCGATAACCGCCGCCGAGCGCAAGACGGCACTGACGAGCGACCGACGGGTGGAACTGGAGTTCGGAATCGAGAACCCCGATACGCCGCTGTTCCGGTGCGTGCGGGCCGTCGGTGCCGAGTTCGAACTGGAGGGAGTCGTCTCGGAGGGGAGCGGCCCGTACCGGGCGTTCTTCACCCTTCGGGGCGCGGACCCGGACGCGGTCGGCGAGTTCGTGGCCGAGTCGCCGGGCCTCGGCGAACTCAGACGCGTCGCCGGCGACGAGTCCGAGAGCCTCTACGAGTGTCCGGTCGTCGGCGAGAGCGTCGCCGGCGTCGCCCTCGACCACGGCGGCGTCCCGCAATCCCTCACCGGTGACGGGACCGACGCGCGCCTCGTCGTCGAACTGCCGACCGACCGCGACGTCAGGGAGTTCGCCCGGCTGTTCGAGACGGCCTTCGAGGGCGCGACGCTGCTCGCGCGACGCGAGCGCGACCGGCCGATACAGACGGCGACGGCGTTCCGGTCCGAGCTCCTCGACCGCCTCACCGACAAGCAGCGGGAGGCGATCGAGACCGCCCACCTGAGCGGGTTCTTCGAGTGGCCCCGTGAGAACACGGGCGAGGAGGTGGCGGCGGCGCTCGGCGTCTCCCAACCCACGTTCAACCGACACTTGCGAGCGAGTCAGCGGGAGCTACTGGACCTGTTGCTGGACGAGTGA
- a CDS encoding DUF7576 family protein, with product MARESFEKTTLPADSPRLCTTCGTPIDTTEWYPVTTVPEEGHRIYAFCGEVCRERWRRETDS from the coding sequence ATGGCCCGAGAATCCTTCGAAAAGACCACGCTACCGGCGGACTCGCCCCGTCTCTGTACCACCTGTGGTACCCCGATCGACACGACGGAGTGGTACCCGGTGACCACCGTCCCGGAGGAGGGACACCGAATCTACGCGTTCTGCGGCGAGGTCTGTCGGGAGCGGTGGCGGCGAGAGACCGATAGCTGA
- a CDS encoding HalOD1 output domain-containing protein, translating to MSERETRQCHVERTVGDVSSTEALTHGIVAAVADATDTPVSELETSLYDVVEPDALSAVLASSASSRVSFTYGGCMVSVAGGGTVRVDPDPALDGCAGGASTSLTNS from the coding sequence ATGAGCGAGCGTGAGACTCGACAGTGTCACGTCGAACGGACCGTCGGCGACGTCTCGTCGACGGAGGCGCTGACCCACGGCATCGTCGCCGCCGTCGCCGACGCGACCGACACCCCGGTTTCGGAGTTGGAGACGTCGCTGTACGACGTGGTGGAACCCGACGCGCTCTCGGCCGTCCTTGCATCGTCAGCCAGCAGTCGGGTGTCGTTCACTTACGGGGGTTGCATGGTCTCGGTCGCTGGCGGCGGGACGGTCCGCGTCGACCCGGACCCGGCGCTCGACGGATGCGCCGGCGGCGCGTCGACCAGCCTCACTAACTCATGA